TCGGTATGGACCCGACCCATTGGCAAGCCCGGTGAATCCGACATAACCATTCTTCCGCTCCCCAGGTTGAAGAATTGCATTCATAACATGGATTTTTATTGGGGGCCAAAAATTCACACCTGCATCAGAACGTCGACTGTGCCTAATACACACTGGTCGCAAGTGACTCTATAATTCGGCAACCAAAACGTAGGCAACTAGGGCCAGACCAAGGCGAACATAGTGTTTCTTGTTCAATGGTTCAGAATGtacagaatatatatttcatgtacagaattgacctctctacagatttattataagtatagattggCAATATGGCTGTTTTTCTGGGTCTAACCTCTTTTTGCAAAGGCGCCTACTgtataaattccaaataaataacgGCATCTGCATCGGGAAAAAATCCCCTTGACTAGTCGTCGGCAACTCGGTCGACGGCGACTGTGGctttttatagttatataaggAACATTCTGGTAGCTTGAAATTTTCAAAaccctaaaatttatttttaggaaacTATTTGTAAATCTTTGTATATTCCCGCCATAACTGTATGAAACGAATGCGTTCGCTCGAGGGAGGGGTTTAAATAATCTTTTGGAGCCGCTAGGGCGTTTCATTTGTGCTATATGTAAGTTTAAAGTAGAAACTCTTAATCAGGCACCCACAAAGCGGGCacttattcatattaaaattagtatttttaaaaaaagacctAACATCATCATCCGCGGATTTAAACACATAAAATCCGCATTCGCGTATGCATTTACAGACATCAAATTTCCTGAAAGATCTTATAGGATCTTATAGAAATATTGGCCTCTGAAGGAATgaacttgttttaaattttattttatactcaaATACGTGAGTTAGCAAACCGTACATAACACTGGGTTTTCTGCAAATTTACTCGCTGAGGGAAATTTGTTAATCATACGTAAGTAAGCAATAATTGACTTGGTCAAAGTTTTgaaaattaagtaagtacttattattaagactagcttttgcctgcgtgaaaaagtttttgatggataaatattttccggcataaaaatatagcagtcaggagtaatatagcttcctattagtaaaataattttcgaaatcggttgtcattcctgagattagtacctacctataaaCTCACAAACTTCTATAGTCATACACAAAACTATGCTCTtctctatataatatttctatagatGTGGACATACGTTAAGCTGTAACTTCTATTAATTGCCAGTGGAGACCACCCATCCCAGTGGCGAGTCCGTCTGGGCAGTACGTTTGTGAACACTGGTGGCAGCTTAATCGGTGTCAGCGAACTCCTCATTCATCCGAAGTACTCCGGAGCCACACTAGACGCAGACGTCGCAATCGTCCGCCTCTCCCGGCCCGCCGTCTTCTCTGATGGCGTCAGATCCGCTCGAATTGCTGGACCCAACTACAATCTTCCGGATGGTACCCCTGTTAATGCTGCTGGGTGGGGAGCTTTGTCTGTAAGTTGACGACTAGtggtcaaaataatatatcttattttttcCGTTTCTATAATAAGTGCCTCTTTGTGCTTTATTTGATGCATAATActcaaagtaatattatttgaaaaggGTGCATTCGGCTATGTTCGGATAAAAGGTAAGAAGATCACATATCGCGAAAATACCGCGaaagtattgtatattttaattttagacacTTAGGCAGCGGCGACGCCGTTTGTTTTGCCCTACCTATTTACCGCAcctgatgctacgaccaagaacatGCGTGCTACATgttgtgaaataaaaagaagGACTTGAATCTTTTGACATTTATGTGGACTTCTTGGTTTTTTACCTTGTTATTGTtaccttacatattattatgtcctTAGCTTTTGCAGCGTTATTAGAACGTAGTCCAAACTTATCCTGCGAATGTCTCATATTTTCTAAGAGTTtcaaatttctatacagatagcattaaatactaatttttaaacttaataccaagatcataaaattattaaatacaatagttttattaaaaagagGTATAAAAAGTCGGTTtcacttacatattttatgaaaaatatattttcgaccCTTTTTACAATTTATCGAAAAACAGCCTAAACTAAGCCGAATGCACCTTATACATGACTTTTTTGccaatttttgtaatttacgcCGATGTAGCCACGAGTAGAGCCTGTGTTGTATACTTAAATTaatgtacttacttacttacttacatgTTTATGTTTCTACTGTACCAGCAACCTTATATTACATTGACGAGCGGACTTCAGTCTGAGGAGGAGTTTTAGTTATATCTTCATGACCAAATCCATTTCTCATTTTGcgtcatttattaattatattttaattattaacgttTACCAggagatttaataataaatattacaaagaaaacGGGATAAGTTCGAGTTGGACTCGCATACCAAAGGTTTTGTataaacttgtaggtaaggtatctatgtatatacataagtgcatatatatatatatatatattaacagTTTCTAGATTTATTCTTTACATGTGCTCCAAGACAAATGctttttgccaaatttcatggtTCTAAGATAATGGGAAGTATTCTATAGTTTTTAGATTCCTTTTGAAATCCTAATATATGTCATATATATCGACAAAATACAAGTACCTATTATAcccaaatatttgatataaatttaaaccagATAGATAATAAACTGATCCCATAATGGTTCTTTGTGTGGTGCGGACATCTGAAATTTAACCAAATTATTTATACCTGCAAGTCCAATAAAAACGgttcatataatttaatctatacaatatgataaagttataaataaaaggcAACGTGCTTGCAGACTATAACATTATATCATCGAATCATATTAAGCTGATTAAAAGCcaattaaatttaagtactcacttttataacaataatatcaatatatcaattgaattttttttttaaatccgtcTCTATCCGCTCTGATGTAGAGTTGACACAACGAATACGAAAGTATTTGTTACAACATTCATGAAAATGAATGTTGTAGAAATCATAtgattatttatacttaaaaaaaaacacatttagaGACCTTATGCCGGACAGCGTTTCAAAAAATCATGTTAACTATTACCCGACTTTAAAATCGAGTTTTGAACCTCGTGAATAACTGCTGGTACACAGTGGCGATATGCCAAAGCgacaaagtaattaaaactaattttgaaaatattcgtaGTAAAGCATTAAGActatgagaaaatatttttagcatctTTTTAGTGGCTGataccttattttttattgaaatatactgagcaaatatttaaaaagtttcttcttataaataaatataggtaaatgCAATAAACTAAAACTTTcttctttttaaagttttttaaaactagcttttgctcctAAGCTTTTTCGGAGTTACATCTTATGAAGTAGACAGttatactcacgccttttatccccaaaggggtaagtagaggcgcaactagtgcacccatatttcttctattttggtttttctactcagaatcagaccccgggctgatactgagaagaaaaaccgaATATTACTTTGCTCAATGTGAAAATCAAACCCgaatatattactagcttttttttattagtaagctaaactaaaattaataattagttactggatataaagtttataatctTACTGAATAGCGAAGTCAAATCATTTACCTTTTTTacctaatacattttttttatgtcacttTATCCAatgaataacttttatctgaaaattaaaaatgtagccTAAATAAAAATCAGCGGTAGGTAAAACCAAGTAATATTGTTACGTGGTACATAATGTGTTGACGTGACTGCGAGTTCCTCAATTATGCCATATTAGGCATAAGAACACGCGAATAACAATACCGTCAGGTCCTGTCCGTGACTACCTTTCCGCAGAATTATTTGTGGTTTACGTCATAggaatatgaaaaatatctaACCATACATACATTACGGCAAACGCGTAGTTTCACTTTGTATGAGTCAACTTCCTTGCGATTGTTGCTAGCACTCTATGCGTAGGAGACAAGCTTACACCCACTGGAAAAATGGATTTCTATGCTATACATACTCCAGATAGGATCGATGTGTCAATCATCCATTGTAGTTGTGATTAATTCCTCGATTGACATACTGAAACAATTGCTGTTATGAGCCagcaattaatttatgttactaAGGAGCTACACAGGCGCGCATTTTTATTTACTGGAACAGAACTGTTGTCGTCAAGAAGTagtcaattgtttatttttgatttcataattaatcgtcgacatacatacatttttaaccaatagaagtgaataattaatttgactATCTCCCACAGCTTACATAGCAAGAAAGTTACTGTAAATTTGCTGAACATGTTGTCGACTTCtgaaatttgtaaattttttatgatttgaacAAATTTTATTCGAGACATAATATAGAAGCAGCCATCAGACGATCATGGATCTGTTGGATTTGCTTGGTCCAGTACAATGTAGTTACCGAACTATACTTCGCATATGAATGGCGAAATTGGTGACTTTTACATATCGAAACTGGAAACAGATTTGTGCCATGCctccttattaaaaataaaattgccaggtttgcataactttttaaaaataatttcattatttccaTTTATAGAAAGACTAGGCGAgagtgttatttaaaaattcaaactttAAACTCTTTCATCTGcatttttatcataaactaTT
This genomic stretch from Manduca sexta isolate Smith_Timp_Sample1 unplaced genomic scaffold, JHU_Msex_v1.0 HiC_scaffold_441, whole genome shotgun sequence harbors:
- the LOC119193362 gene encoding trypsin, alkaline C-like; the encoded protein is MKVVFLLALLGTALAAPKSVSRIVGGSPTTIYEYPYLSNMEFHLLGIIWFQFCGGSLITSSVVLSAAHCYAGDHPSQWRVRLGSTFVNTGGSLIGVSELLIHPKYSGATLDADVAIVRLSRPAVFSDGVRSARIAGPNYNLPDGTPVNAAGWGALSVS